GAGGCCGGGATCTTCCCGTAGGCACAGGCGAGGGGACTTTGCAAAGAAGTGCCCGGCATCGCGAGCTCTGCAGCAAAACCCCCAGAGCCGCCAATGCCGTAACAGTACCTGGGAGCGTCAGGCGGGCCTCACCCGCGTGGCAAAATGCCCCTCActgcgtttttctttttttcccccactaaatATTTACTTATATGAATTAAGAATCTATgatattagggggaaaaaaagaaaaaaaccttaggCAACTTAATGCACTGCTCCACTAACTAAAAAGTGGCAATATGAATATTTTGTgcttttggaggggggaggaagagtaATTTGGGCAACTTGCAGAGGGTAATTCTCACCTCTTTgctgggcagcggcggcggcggaggagcccTGCGCGTCGGAGCGCGAGagcccgccgggcgccccgcgctgccctccgCGGACCCCCCGGCAGCAGAAGCGCTCCCGCGCCGCCTTCTCCCACAGCCAGGTCGTCGAGCTGGAGCGGAAATTCAGCCACCAGAAGTACCTGTCGGCCCCGGAGCGCGCCCACCTGGCCCGGCACCTGCAGCTCACCGAGACCCAGGTGAAGATCTGGTTCCAGAACAGGAGGTACAAAACCAAGAGGAAAGAGCTGGCGGCCGAGCTGCGCGGACTGGCCaagccgccggccggcccgctgCCCCTCGCCGGCGCCTGCCGCTACCTCCCCTGCCTCTCCTACCTGAGCGCCTGCAGTCCCTCCTGGTGGTGAGCGCGGCCCCCTTGCCtcttaaacagtttttttttttttaatgctgtgttgCTTTTTCTCATACTAattggggatgggggtggggggtgggaaaAAGGCGCTTCTGACTTGGTTCACAGCAACGCTCGGCGCCTAGCTGCCATGCGAGCCTTTCTCACCACCAACCGTCCGGGGTTAtaaaacgcaaaaaaaaaaaaaaagcaaaaaaaggcaaaaaaagagcaagaaaaatgcaaaaaaaaagcaaaaccccccaaaaattgcaaaaaaaaaaaaaaaaaaaaaagcccaagccTTCCAAAGCATCTAATTCGGCACACCGAATAGCGCTGctccgcggcggggctgcggctaGGGGCTGGTGCCGGCTGCTTGGGGGCAGCAGGCGAGGCACGGCCACGCCGCCCGCGACGCCGGAGCCCTGCAGCTCGTAAAAACCCACAAgcgactggaggaaaaaaaaaaaaaaaaaaggaaaccaaacgACCGCCGTTGCGTTTCTCCCACGGAGAGCGTCGTTGCTGCCCGGGGGGATGGAgagcggcgccggccgggcagACCCGGCCCCGGAGCTCCGGGCACCTCGGGGAgcccgggccggcggccgggagcggcgACAAGAGCGCGGTGACGGATGAGCTTTGCATATCCGGCTGCTGACGCCGGTCGGCGGGTTTTTTACATCCGCGCTCTTTCAAGCAGCCCAAGCGCAAAGAGCTCGGCGCGCCGGGCGGCTTTGGCAGcagccagcgcggcggcggcgggggtgagAGCGGCCGGCGGAGCCCGGTGCTCCCCGGCCCTCCggcctgccagcagcagcaggcaaagTCTTGCACCGGCGACTTTTTAAGTGAGGCAATTACTCGGGCGGGTGGCAGAGACGGCTTCGGTAGCTCATCGCGCTTTAAAACACGAGATGCTGCTAAGTCTAGGAGAAAAAGCGCAGAACCCGATGGAGGAAGGgcgcccgccggcggcagcgaAGGTGCCCGGGGCGTTTCTTCccgcggcgcccgctctcccAGAAGGAGGATGAAAAGCAAAATCCCCAGCGATCAGGGTAGGGGCAGAAACTGCTGGGGTCACCGGGGCCCCTGGCGCTCGCCGGGGAGCAGCCTTTCCGCCCGGCGGCTGCAGAAGCGCCTCGCCGAGCGGGGAGCAAGCGCTCGCCGTCCGGCTGCCGGCAGGTAACCGCCGGTATCCGCAGAAAACGCCTCCTGCCCGCCCGGGCGGCCCCCGGTGCGGCGGCCGTCTGCTCCACGCCGCCGGGGAGAGCCCGCTCTTCCGCGGCCGGGAAAAGGAGACGGACGTACGGTGAACTTCTCGGACGGTTCGCTGGGGAAATGTTTGTgtcgtggctgctgctgctgcttttttttttgttttgtttccccctatgatttttttttttttttaattcccattcGGGGTTTAGGACCAATAAAATACCCTTCTTGCTGCTTCAGCACCAAACTGCTCGTACTTCCTTCTGCTGCCAAGGCCAGCGCCCTCGGTCGCTGGTTTTGCCTGTATTTTTTGATACTGTTTCACGCGATGTCCTTCGGAACAAGGAGCGCAGAAGCGAGCCGCCTCCGCGGGGTCTCTGCTCCGGGGCTGGATTTTTCTGCTCTGGATTTTCTGTGTTAATCTTGTCCCCATATATTTTGTTACTCCTTTAGGGGATTTGGATACTTGTGAGGAAGAAGATAAGTAAGTACGCTGGGCACGTCCTGagcgcgggggccggccggggtgGCAGAAGCGCTGCTTGCAGCCCCTAGCGGAGTCGGCGCCTCGACAAGAACCGAGCAAAACCCGTCAAATCGGGCTGCggggctgctctggctctgccgCTTGGCGAGGGCGAggacggccgcggccggggcagggACGGGACGGGAGCGACCttgaggccggccggccggccgctctCCCCCCGCCGCAACCCCCTCGCCTCCGCTCCTGCCAGCGGCGGCTTTGCAGGGCCGGGAGAGCGAGCCGAAATAACCGCTTTTACcctcagcaggtttttttttttttttttttttccttactgccGTATTTAAGCCGAATCCGCCGCCCGACCGAGCCGGGCACCGCGATGGCGAAGCGTGGGCCGTCCTGCTGCGCCGAGGTGGCCCCCCCCAAAACCCGGCCGCCGGGCCGGTCCCTCCGCTCCTCCGCAGCCCTTTTCCCCTCCATCCCCAAGCGTTTTCTCCCCGGCGAGAACAGAGACTTCCGGCtgattttctttccccccccccagcccgaaACACAAAGCacgaggacaaaaaaaaaaaaaagatgggggcCGTAACGCTCTGCTGACCGCATGATGCAGGCGCGGGCGCGAGTGCGTTCATGGCAGCGGCCGGCCCTTGATTAACGCCGAGACGAGCGATCCCACCCTGACGGCGGGGCCGCGGAGTTTTAATCCGCCTTAACGAAGCACACCTCCTGTTTGCCCGCGGCCGGAGGCAGAAAGCAGCGTTTGACGTCCGTCAATCAGCGTCACGCTCCGCCGCCGGCGTATCCATCAAGACTGAATAGCGTCTCACGCTGACATAACATTTACGCTTGCTTGTGCCAAAGCGTTTATTTGAAGCGAGGGAAAAGGGCTGCCTTTGGATAACGTGGCTGTTGACTAACATTTGCATGCGCTAAACCGCGTAGCTGGCAACGGCGCGCGGGACCGGCGCCAAGAAAAATCTCCCGCTTGCCCTGCCCGGCCTTGGCGAGCCGGAGcagcgcgcgggcggccgcgcggggtCCGGCAGCGGCGGCACCCCAGCCGGAGACCGTTCTTACCCTGGGTGCTCTCCTCGGCGCCGCATCTCTCGCCAAGCCGGCCGCAGCACCGCCGGACGGCATCGCCCGCTCCCTTCGCTGGGCCCGGCCGCCGTCCCCGGCTGCTTTGCGCTGGGGGAAGCCGAGCGGTGCGATCGTCCCGGCGGATTTTCCCCACCGCCTTCGGCcgcagggggaaggggaaggggaaaaaagcggGTGGCTTTGGGGAACGTGGGGAAAACCGCAGGTGTGGGGACCGGCTCGCGCGCGGTTCCCGCGCGGCGCTCCgcacgggcccagccgccctcctcctcctcctcctcctcctcctcctcggccccTTCGCGCCAGGCACCGCTGGCGAGCCCCCGCTGTCACGTGTTCGCGTGGGGACAaggatccccccccccaaaaaaaccccaccgcGCCGGGCACGCGGCGTCCCCGGCGTCCCCGTTTCGCCCCGATTCCGCCGTGCCCCCAAAGCCGGCGGTTCGCAGGATTcgctgggggcagagcagggcgccGACGCGCCCAGCGTAGCGCCCGCTGCGGAAGGGCGCCCGGAGGCCTGGCGAACCGCGCCGCGCGGGCCGCCCTGGCGCTAGAGCAGCCCTGGGGCGGCCCTGGCTCTGCCGGGCAGCAGCTCGGCCCTCCAAAACCTCCGGCACGTGCAAAAACCCCGGCGGCGGTGGGTGAAAGGGGGGACTGGCCTTTTCGACCAGCAAGATGTACGCCGGCGCAAAGCGCTTGGCCGCTCTACAACCAGGTGCCCTGTCTGTTATAAAGGGAATTAAATCTCGAGGCTTAAATACAAATGTTTTTATTCCCTTTGTGGACAATCGTGGCAGAATGAGATAACAGGTTAAGGTGGGGCCGGAAAACCTTTCGCTCTGTGCGCTGCATCTTGTCCTCCAAGGTAAACATGCGGCTTAATGAAATTTCAAGAGGGAAAAGGTGAGATATTTGCctttatttaaagcagaaataatatttgaagagaaacaaaagaatcAGGCAAACTAGGCAATAATCGTACGCGGTGAACAAACAGAGCCCAGATCCTGGATTAAATCAGAAACGACTTGAGAAACGAACGCCCGACGGCCGGGCGGCACGTAGCTCCACGAGCGCGGCGCCGGTGCAAGCGTCCCCTctcgcagccccccgccgcgggcgcctGCCGGGCTCCCGCTGCCACGTTTGGCCGCAgcaggttggtttttttttttttttttttttggtgccagtTTCAGCCCGAGAGGGAAAAATACCGGCGGGGAAGCGGATCAGATACAGGCTGCCCAGCGGCAGGGACCCGGGCGGTCGGCGCCAACCCAAGACTTGGATGCAACCCGAGAGCAGAGCGGAGCGaacccccatccccgtccccgcaCTGAGCCTTGCTAAAGGAAATCCCCGGCGTTTAAGGAGTTGTTACGGTCTGCTGGGTAAataagatgcatttaaaaatacccTCGGAAGACTTTTACACAATAGCCTGTAATGGCTCCAGAGGCACCGCTAGGGTCATAGAGAAAAAACCAAATCCTTTCTGCAACGCGCAccttcttttccaggaaaaataaaagctgtgttttatgAACGCCCCGTTGCATTTTCCAGCTGCATATTTTAACGCTTTTCAGATAAAGGCGGGTTTGTGAATCACCTACATTTGACACTGCGCCTCTTTGAGCCTTTGCTGTTTACAGGGtgctcgccgcccgcccgccccgtcccccgcGCGGGGCGCACGAAAGGCCACATGCAGCCCCTCTTCTCGTCTCCGTAGCCAGCAACGGTTTCCGTTGTTATCTGCAACACCGCTAGGGCAAAATAAGCGTTTAGCGGAGTCGGACGACCTTCACCCGAAGCAAAACGGGAGGAAAACGTAGGAAAAAGTTTAACTTTTACTCAccggggagcaggagggcgagcggcctcggctGTCCCAGCCGGGCGATGGGCGCGCGGGGCTGCAGCTCCGGCCTCCTCCCGGCCGAGCTTCCTCTCCTGGGCCTTTCTCGCGCcccggggagctgcaggagccacTTCAATATAAGGTGCCTTTGGCTGGTTAAAGAGAGAAACGTAGGGACCATCAACCCCGtaggaaaaacaacatttttgtgTTGAAAAGGGGCGTACGAAACATGCTTTCTACCTCCcggggtgcaaaaaaaaaaaaaaaaagggggggggggggaaggggctccGGCGTGCAGAGATGCTCAGGGGCCTCCCAGGGCCGGCCCGCAGCTACCCGGCCTTCCGGCCGCAGCTGCAGCTTCCACGGCTGGAGGGTCGCAGCGAGCCATCTCAGGCCCTTGTTTTTTCATTAGAGCGCTGGGTGAGCTTAAAGTGTTGTTTTAagataacctcttttttttttttcccgggtAGATTTGGAACGAGGGCGCTGCGATTCTGCCAGATTTAtcggagaaaaggaggaaaaggagttaAAAGAACTGCCGCTCCTGTTGGCAAGGCCGGAAGCAGTCACGTTTAGAGACCCCTTATGATAACAGGCTTTGGGAAGATGACTCTTCGgctgaaaaaaggagggggatttCCTCCCATCCCGTCAGTCCAACCgatagccggggggggggcccgccggcggcggcgagctCCGGTCGGGGAGTTCCCGCGGCAGCAGCCGAGACGGGGATAAAGCTGATTTACGGGCGCAGGGGGAGCGAAGCAAAGCTTGGGAGCCCCTTTCCACCGAGGCTTCACCAGCTCCAGCCCGGCACGAGGTTTTGGCTAAAGCCTGGCTTTTTCTGCCCAAACCCCCTCCCGATGCGCATACGCATCCCGCTACGTGCAACCCTCGGAGAGAGCAAAGCCCAAGCGCTGCTTGGAGGCACTTGGGGAGCGGCGGGACGGAAACTATTTCCCCACCGAGCCCCACGGCAAAGCGGCCGGATTTGGACAACGGCCGCCGACAGCAAGGGGAGTCCTGCAGCCCGGGGGTCTCCCGGGGGGCGCAGAGCCGCTCCGGCTCCCCCTCGTCCACGCCAGCAGCCctccggggcggccggccccgcgccgcgctcccttcCCGGGCACGCGCCTAAGAAAAGCACAGGCAGGAGCCCACGGGGACAAGAACCAGAATACTTTATTGCCTTGAGCTCCAGTGTTACAACTGTAGCAGCATTTCACAGGTGAACTTCTGCATTGTTCCATACACATTTAAGAAAACACATTAAATTCCaaggcaggcaaaaaaaaaaaaaaaaaaagaaagagctgcagCCACCTTGCCTCATCCTCCCCCTTGAATACATGTGCGTTTCTTGCAGACAAAGCAGCCGTACGTGTTTCACATACCAGGTTAAGGCAAAACTGCGGACTCGCAGCACAACTGAAACCAGGCGAGACGCGGAGCGACGCTTTGGCGAGGGGGCTTTAACCCAGCCTCAAGTACAGCCCGGTACAagttaaatatgttaaaaaaaaaaaaaaacaaactatgcaATTCTTGGGTGACCCGGGTGAGCACGCTCCCGCCGCCGGTGGGAAGCCTGGCTCTGGGAGCGGCTGCCGAGGAAAGCCGGCCGCTCGGAGGCTGCCGGGCACGCTCCGGTTTGTCTCGAGAGCGGCAACGGGAGCGGGGAGCTGCaccgccccggctccctccccgcaAGCGCAGCCTCGgcctcccagctgctcccaggaTCCCCCCTGGCTCCAAGCGGGAGGTGAAGTTCTCCCGGAAGAGCTGAGATGAAGACACAAATTAAAGCTAAGCAACCCAGCGGAAGAGGATCAACACGCGGGGGGCGGCTCGCCGAGCTCGACTCCTAGCTACCGAAGTCACACCGAAAGCTGTCGCCTTCCCGCGTTATGCTACAGTTTGCCTATTAAAGTGACCCAAGATTTTCATCTAAGTGTTTGTGCCCATCTTGGACGGAAAGAGTTTGTGCAGTTCTGGCTCCCGTTAGTGATGCTCCAGTTTCTAAAGTCAATAGCAAAGGACCGGGAGGTTTAGCAGAGCGCTCCCAAAGACGCTCAGCCTTGAGGCCGTAACTTTTGCGCTTTAACCTAAGGGGTGCGCTTGGCATCATGCGAGATGCCGTCAAACTCGGTGACCAAAG
The DNA window shown above is from Struthio camelus isolate bStrCam1 chromosome 27, bStrCam1.hap1, whole genome shotgun sequence and carries:
- the NKX3-1 gene encoding homeobox protein Nkx-3.1, with amino-acid sequence MSAGVLPPGRPGAPGSAEAVGGQRHPGDPNPARRQPAAGPSPTRGRQTMPVLSRPLTSFLIQDILRDGAERRELDESQGRGGAGGRGLGEPGAAEGRERRSAPGGAAGDPGLSPRPEAASPPRQPHAAAAAEEPCASERESPPGAPRCPPRTPRQQKRSRAAFSHSQVVELERKFSHQKYLSAPERAHLARHLQLTETQVKIWFQNRRYKTKRKELAAELRGLAKPPAGPLPLAGACRYLPCLSYLSACSPSWW